DNA from Bacteroidota bacterium:
TACTATGAACAAAATAAACCCAATTTTCTTTCCAGTAAATTTAAATCACAACTGGTATTACGCTATGCTCATTTTAGACACTTTATTGCTCAAATTGTGTCTTGTTTATAACGGTAATTTTGAATTAATTTAAAATAATTTTTAAACCTACTATAAAATGAATTCAAGAGATAGATTTATCACGACTATAAATGGAGGAGAGCCGGACAGACCACCTGTGTTTGCTAACTTCACCCCTCAGGTAGCAGAAAAAATGTCGAAACATTTAGGTGTGCCGTACGAAGAGCCATTAGACTCAATGTTATCTACACGTATTTCACATACCGATTTGTTGTTGAAGCTTGGGAATGATGCTGTTGGTACCGCTTCAATTGCTCCTTTAAGTGCTCCAACTGTTAAGGATGAAAATGGCTTATTAACCAATGAGTATGGAATGGTTTTTAAGGAAACTGATTTGTATAACGAATTTTACAAATTCCCATTAGAAAATGCCGACTCTGAAGCGGATATAGATAATTATAAATTCCCTGATCCGTTTGCTGAGGGACGTTATAATGATGCCGATTATAAAGTTTCTACATTCAAAAAAGATTATGGAGTAATTGCCGATTTAGAAACGGCTATATTCGAAACATCATGGTACCTAACCGGAATGGAGAAGTTTTTTATGGATATGATGCTACAGCCACCATACTTCAATAAATTGCTTGATAAGGTTATGAATACTCATTTGGAGATGGGTAAAGAACTTATAAGAAGAGGGGCTGATATGGTTTGGGCAGGCGACGATTTTGGAGGACAGGATTCTTTATTGATGTCACCCGATCAGTGGAGAGAAATATTTAAGCCGAGGATGAAATATATGTTCGAAGAGTTTAGAAAAGTTAATCCTGATGTTAAGATTGCATGGCATACCTGTGGTTCGGTAGTAGATATAATTCCCGATTTAATCGACATAGGACTTGATATACTTAATCCTATACAACCACTTGCAAAATACATGACTCCTGAGTTTCTGAAAAAAGAATACGGAAAGGATTTGATTTTCTTTGGAGGTATTGATGTTCAGGAATTAATGCCAAATGGAACTCCGCAACAGATAAAAGATGAAGTAAAACGCAGAGTTGAAATTCTCGGAAAAGGAGGCGGTTATATTTTGGCTCCTGCCCATAATATTCAGGATGATACATC
Protein-coding regions in this window:
- a CDS encoding uroporphyrinogen decarboxylase family protein translates to MNSRDRFITTINGGEPDRPPVFANFTPQVAEKMSKHLGVPYEEPLDSMLSTRISHTDLLLKLGNDAVGTASIAPLSAPTVKDENGLLTNEYGMVFKETDLYNEFYKFPLENADSEADIDNYKFPDPFAEGRYNDADYKVSTFKKDYGVIADLETAIFETSWYLTGMEKFFMDMMLQPPYFNKLLDKVMNTHLEMGKELIRRGADMVWAGDDFGGQDSLLMSPDQWREIFKPRMKYMFEEFRKVNPDVKIAWHTCGSVVDIIPDLIDIGLDILNPIQPLAKYMTPEFLKKEYGKDLIFFGGIDVQELMPNGTPQQIKDEVKRRVEILGKGGGYILAPAHNIQDDTSVENVMAFFDAVHEL